Part of the Hyphomicrobium album genome is shown below.
GGCAAGAAGGAAGCCGAGCGCCGTGCCTGGGCGACGGTCAACAAGGACGACGGCGGCGGCAAAAACCCAGGCGGCTCGGGGCGGGGCAAGCGGACCGGGCGTCCGGCAGCGCACAAGGGCGGGCGTCTCGGCGGCAAAGCGTCGGCCGCGCGGCCCGCTGCGGCGCGCTCGGTGTCGGCCAGGAAGGCGGCGGCCACCCGCAAGCGCCGCGGACACTGACCGCAACACCGTTTAGGGTCGACGTCCTTGGGGCGCGCCTACATATACTGCGCGTTCGCCTGTAACGTGGAGGGTGTGCGCCATGGCAGCGCCGATGACGGTCTCGATCCCCCATTCGCTCGGCCGCGCCGAGGCGCTGCGCCGTCTCAAGTCCGGCCTCGAAGGACTGCCGCAGGCGGGCATCGTGACGGTCGAGCAGCAGGCGTGGGCCGACAACAAGATGACATTCGTGGTGCGTGCGCTGGGCCAGTCGGTGCCGGGCTCGCTCGAAGTTCTCGACGATGCGGTGCGACTCGAGGTGACGCTGCCGGCGCTCCTGCAGAAGCTGTGGGAGCCGCTGAAGACGGTCCTACTCGGGCGCACCAAGGTTCTGCTCGAGAAGAAGTAAGCGCGCTACTTGCCGCCGTAGCCGGTGCTGCCGCCGCCCATTCCGCCCATGCCGCGGCCACCGCCGCCGTAGCCGCCCGGCCGGTAGCCGCCGCCCATGCCACCGCGGATGATGATGTCCATTCCGCGCGCGCCGCCCTCACCATAATCCTCCTGCGGCTCCTCATACTTCTTGCGCTTCACGACCTTGCGCGGCGGCTCGTAGTTGTCATCGTTCGAGGCCTGGCGCTTCGACTTTTTCTTCGGCTTGTCGTCGTTGTCGTCGGCCTTCTGGATCTTCGGCTTCTCCGTATTTGCGCAAGCCTTGGGCTCGGATTCCGGGAAGGCGGCCTCGATCACGCCGTCGCGCGTCGTCGTCGGCAGCGGCTCGATTTGCGGCGTGGTGGCGACGAACGGGAAGGCGACATCGAAATCGGCGGCGTCGCGGCCCGGCATGTCCTTCCAGTTGACCGGCTTGCTGACCGTTCCGGTCTCGTCGATGCGGATGAGCTGTCCCGGACGGTCGAGGACATGACAGACGTTCTTCGACGACGTCACCTCGATGCCACCTTCGTGCAGCAACAGCCAGGCGCTGTCGTCGGGCAGCACGAAGGCATCGAAGATGGTGCCGCGCACGGTGATCGACGCATTGGGGGTGCGGATCTGGTAGGTGGGCTTGGACGCCACACCGGTGATGAAGCGGAAGGCGCCCTTCGTTAGATCGAGAACGATGGAGCCAGCTTTTTTGTCGCTGTCGTAGACGAACTTGTCGAGCACCATGCGCGACCCGGGACCGAGCGCCAGCTTGGTGTCGTCGTTGAGCCGGAACTCGCCCTTGCCGTCGTCGCTCACCTCGATCACCTCGTCCTGACGAACGACGTCGCCGATCGTCAGCTCGCGCTCCTGCTTATCGAAGTCGGCCTTGACGATGCTGATGATGGTGCGCGCGTCCCCGATCTCGTCGCCCGAGCCGGCGCGCGCCGGGGTGGCATGCAGCACGAGGGCCGTCACTGCGGCCGAGGCGATGGCGCGTATGGCGAGTAGCTGCAGCGCAGCCATGGAAGTCTCCGCAAGTCTATGCTGCCTCAGGCTATATCAGTCCGCGGACAGTCCAAACAGGGCGTTCCTATCCCCTTACTAAATGGAGATGGTGACGAGGTTATGGACCTACCAGTGCAGCATCGAGAACACCTAACAGAACGGAACCGAAGGCGCGGCAGGGGGTTAGAGCCCTCGTTCGATCGGAAAGGCCGGCATGCCTCGCTATTTCTTCCACGTCAGATCGCAGACCGGACTCGAGGTCGACCCGACCGGGGTCGAGTTCGACAGCCTCGACGACGCCATCGCCGATGCCCGCAAGGCCGGCGCCGAGATGCTGCTTGACCAGGCGGTCGAGGAGGTTCGCGCCCGGCCGCAGGCCTCGTTCGAAATCGCCGACGCCTCCGGGGAAGTGGTGGCCAAGGTGCCCTTCAGCGGCTGAGGGGAACCGATTGCGACGGCAGGCCGTTGCGTTTGGTTATCGTTGGCAAGGAGCCATTCCAGTGCTGCGCATCAACATTTCCCCGCCACGACCGGCTTCGTGACGACCATTGTGCTCACGTGTGCGTTTGCAGTGCTCGCCGCGGCCATGTGGGTGCCGCGCGGGGACGTGGCGGTTGCCACTGGCGACGAGGGCTCGTCGGCCCCTGCCACGGCCCTGCCTCTCCGACAGGCTGTCCGCTAGCGCAACATGCTCCGGGCTCATGCCGCCTCGATGCGCGCCTCGAGCAGTCGGTCGAGAGCATCGAAGTCCACCGGCGGCAGGGCTTCGAAGGCAGGCCTGGCGAACAGGTAGCCCTGCATCAGCGTGATGCCGAGGTGGCGCAAGACCAGCGCCTCGCGGGCCTCTTCGACGCCTTCGGCGATAACGCGGATGCCGAGCAGCTGGCCGACGGCGGCCAGCGCACCGACGATGGTCTGCCGCGCGCGATCCCTATCGATGCCGCGGATCAGCGCCATGTCGATCTTGACGATGTCGGGCTGGAAGTCGGCCAGCAGGTTGAGACCGGCGTAGCCGGCGCCGAAGTCGTCGATAGCCGTCTTGAAGCCCTGGGCGCGGTAGGTGGCAAAGATCTGCTTCAAGTAGGCGGCATCTTCAACGCGCTCGTCTTCCGTCGTCTCGAAGATGATGCGCTCCACCGGGAAGCCGGTGCGAAGCGCCGCCTCCAGAGTTGTCCGCAGGCAGCGCGAGGGCTCGTAGACCGCGTTGGGCATGAAGTTGATGCTGAGCATGGATGTCATGCCGAGGGCCGCTGCCATCTCCACGGCGCGGACGCGGCAAAGCTGATCGAAGGCGTAGCGGTTCTCGTCGTTGACGCGCCGCAGCATGTCGGCGGCGGGCGCTCCGTCGATACCGCGCACCAGCGCCTCGTGGGCAAAGACCGAACGATCGGCGACGTCGACGATCGGCTGAAAGGCCATCGAGATGTCGAGGTCGAGATGCGCGCCGGTGCAGCCTTGGCAGCCGAAATCGAGCTCTGAGGTCATGCGCTCCTCCAGGTTGCGGAAAGGCTAGGCGCAAAAACCTTACCGGGCGGTGAGGCCTTGTAGGATTTTGAGCATTTGGCGCTGCAACTCACTCAAGCGCGCGGCTCGTTAGCGTGCCGGCGTCAGCTCCGCGCGGATCTCGATGTCGACGGCTTCGCCGACCAAGAACGCGTAGGCGGTCATGTTGAAGTCGTTGCGGTTGATGCGCGTCTTGGCGCGAAACTGGCGGGCTCCGCCGGGACCGGGCGGTGTCAATGCCGAGTGCAGCACGATGGTGCGCGTGACGCCCTTGACGGTGATGTCACCGGTGATGTCGGCGCTCGTCGCGCTCTTCGCGCGCACGCTGCGGCTCTTGAAGCGCATCTGCGGGTAGCGGCCGACGTCAAAGAAATCTGCGCCGCGCAACTGGGCTTGGTAGTCGCCGGCGCGGAGCGTGCGCGTGTCGATGAGGGCATCGACGGTGGTTTGCGTCTGGTCGGCGTCGTTGATGTTGGAAATGCCGGTGACGGAGGTGAAGCGGCCGGTGCCCGTCGAGATCGGCATGCTGTAGGAGAAGAGCACCTCAGACTTCTTCGGGTCGATGGTGTAGGCGACGGCCTGAGCGAAGGCGGGCGCAAACGACAGCCAGCAGGCGCCGGCGACGACGGCAATTCGGGTGGCGACAAGCATGCCAATCCCCTGCAATCGAGCCATAAAAGCGTGGACCCTGGCCGATTCGTCTAGCACGGGCGTTGCCTCTGTGACACACGTGACGGATTAATGGTGAGCGCGGCTTTGAGAGGCCATGCACCCGCCCAATATTGAAGCCACACTCGCCAAGTGATTTGCCGGAAGGAGTGAACCGATGCGATCTGCGCCGACCGTTGCCGCCCTTATGCTGGCCGCCTCGCTGCTGGCATCTCCGGCAGTGGCGTTCGACGTGCAGCACGGCGGCGGCGCGCCGGCGTCCGGCGGCTCGGCCAACTTGGCGCCCGATGCGACGTCGGTACCGGGCGTCAGCATCGATTCCGACCTGCGTGCGCAGCTCGGCCTCTCCGAGCAGAAGGCGGCCGCCGAGAGCAAGTCCGGCCTGCAGTTCAGCACCGGCGCGTTCGGCGCAGCCGGCATGCGCAATCCGACGGCGCTGGGCTACGACGAGAGCCCGTGGGTCGCGCCGCGCACCCGCGCCGGCCGCGACTGATCCCTCGCCTCCGCATCTACCTCGGATCCTGGAGCTCGCCGCGTAGCGGCGGCTAGCGACCGTCCATTCGCGCTGGGTTCCTGCATCGTCGCGAACTAATCCCCACGCACTTGTCCGCACGTGTGCTCACCCTGACCGCTGCCCCGCACGCTGGCCAAAGCAACTGAAGAAAAATCACAAGCGCGTATGCCTTGGTCCGCTATGGGCCAAAAGCTGACGTGCGTTATCCTGTTTGCCTCACCCAGGGACAGCACGCTCGCTATCAGAATATTTCGCGGGAAACCCACATTTCAATTCACGGGCAGTCCACAGCAACCTTTAGAAACTGGACAGGCAGTTCACGGTCGTACCGCTCGGCACTATCTAGATCTTTCTTGCGTAAACAACGCGGTTGTCACCCTCCGCATTCTTGTGCCAAAGCGGCGCCTCAAACGCGCACGAACGACTTAGCAAGGCGGCGATTTGGCGGTCTTGCCCAAGCCCAAATTCGAAAGCGAGCCAGCCGCCAGTCTTGAGATAAGTCACTGATTCATTGATCAGGCGGATATGCAGGGTGACGCCGTAAGGCCCGCCATCGAACGCTTCGCGAGGTTCGCCGTCCAGTAGATGCGCGCGGTCTCCGCTCAAGAGCCGAGATGTCGAAATGTACGGCGGATTGCAGACGATGAGATCGACTTGTCGCTCGAGACCAGTCCCCTGTAGCGGGACGAACATGTCTCCCTGCAGGGCGACGATGCGCTTCTCCAATCCGAGTCGCAGCACGTTGTGACGCGTAGTGATGATGGCATCGCCGCTGAGGTCACATGCCCGGACGCAGGCGTCGGCGCAATGCGTTGCAAGAGCGATTGCCAAGTTGCCCGACCCGCAGCACATATCGACGCAAACAGGGGCTGGTTCGATTTCGTCGAGCAGCTGGCGCGCCGCGCGGCCAAGGAGCTCGGTCTCCATTCTCGGACGGAGAACGTCGCCGTGAATTTCGAGATCAATGCCTAGGAACCGGACGGAATTGTTGGTCTCAGGCTCAGTCTGACCAAACAACTCCATACAATTTCCCCCACCTTGAATAGCCTCGGCGCACAACGAACACGACTGTCGAGGCGCCGCAACGAACAGGCCCGACGATGGTTGAAATGACGTTTAAGTGCCGTGCTCAGCATGCTCGTTGACTACCTGCACGTGGCAATTGCCAGTGTTGCGACGGGAGAACGTACAGATGCTTCGAGAGAAAGTGGCGCGTTTCATACTGGCTCTCTCTCTGTGATGGGAACGTCGCGACTGAGTAGCGGCAGCAACCCTGCCAGCCGCTAACATCCACAAATTGTATACTCTCGCATTGAACATGGGAGGTGATGGCGGTGTCGCTGATGGCAGTGGCTTCTGCGGTACATCGTGATCAAGCAACCCCAGGATCTGACGGGCATGCGCTGAAAAAATATTTTTCGATGGTCAGTCCGCTTCGGGCGTGGCGGCGGCGCCCGGCCCTCGACGAGCGCCGCCGCAGGCATGCCGTGAGGGACCCCGCTGAGTCTCACGGCAAACTGTCTTTGATTGTCAGGCTATGGCGGTAGTCCGCAGCTTGCGGCGCAAGTTCTTAAATTGGCCGCCCCGCACGAACGTCGGCTCATACGCCGCGCGTTCGGGTGTCAGGAAGACCCGGGCAATCCCGAGTGAGTTCATTTCCGCGCACAGTTGCTGGGTACTGTCGTCCAGGTTGGCGGCGATGAAAGCACTGTCGATCTGCTTCTGGTGAACCAGGAGGGATGCGCCGGCGACACTGACAACATGCACGGTTGCGCCGGACTCAACGAGACGTGCGCGCAGGTCAGAGACATCCGGCGTTTCGCCGACGATCAGAATTGTGGAGCCTTTGAGATTTAGCATGGTGGGTACCCTTGGGGCGCGATGCGGTCGCGTTCCGTAGGAGCGAGCATGAGGCCCGCAGTCCCATCGACAGCCACCCAAGTGAGCGCAGCAGGTGACTGACAGAATGCAGCCGCGCAATCCGTACACTAGACCAACTCTAGTGCATGTTGCGATGCGAGATTTTGTGTCGTGGTCAGCAGGTGTTTAACGGAAGACGCCACCGGATGCCGCACGACTGCTGCCGGCCTCGCCGGGATCCCATGTCCGCTAATGGGCCATGAGCGGAAAGTCGACCGTCATCTCGTTCTGAGATGCCACCGCTTTCCGGACGAGGCAGCCCAAGCATCGGGGGTCAATGCCCAATCAATCCCTTGCCAACCTCGGACTTTCATCCATTCGGGGCCATCGCGGCGGTCGATGATCATCGCCCGAACCATCGAGCAAGCCTTTCCACACGGCTGTTGCCACTGGCGGTGTCACCGATGATCGATTTTAGACTGAGAGTGTGAAAGACGTATCGCGCGGCAGCAGGGAGCGGCAGCATGGCGGCGACGGAAACCTGGAATGGCGACTACCTCTGGCGCCAGTTCGAAGCAGCGCTGCTCAACCCGATCCGGGCCTTCCGGCCCCGCTACCTGCCGCTGTTGATGGTTTACTTCGCATACGGCGCCCTCGGCCTCATCGCGGTTGCCGAAAGCTTCTGGATCAAGAAGGCGCTGACGCTCAGCCCCGTGCAGCTCGCCGAGCTCGCAGTTTGGACGACGCTGCCGTGGACCGTGAAGATGGTATTCGGCGAGCTGGTCGACAGCGTGCCGATCCTCGGCTCGCAGCGGCGCGTCTACGTTTTTATCGGAGCGGGGTTCATTGCTACGGGCTTGTTGTTGCTCGCCGGTGCAGCCGGTGGCTGGCTGAGCTTCGCAAGCCCGGAAAATCTCTATCGCCTCGGCGCAGTGATCAGCGTGCTCGGCGTCGTGATCCAGGACGTGGTCGCCGATGCCATGAGCACCGAGGTCGTAGACCGGGAGAACCCGGACGGCACGCCGCGGCCGAAGGAGGATGTCGACCGCGACCTCGGCATGGTGCAGGTGCTCGGACGGCTCGCGCTGTCGGCTGGCATTTTCGCGGTTGCCGGCGTCGCTGGATGGATCGCCAGCGTCTACACCTACGAGACCGTATTCCTTGTCGGACTGATCATCCCGCTCATCTCCATGAGCGGCGCCCTGCTCATTCGGCTGCGTCCGGTGGAGCGGCGTCCCATCGATTGGCGCATCCTCGGTGGCGGCATTGTCTTCGGCGTGTTCGTCGTCGCCGCGGCGCTGACCGGAATGCCCTACAATCAGGAGGTCGTTTTCATCGTCTCGATGGTCGTGGTGTGCGCCATGCTGTGGCGCATCGTCGGCGGCCTCGACCTCGAGACGCAGAAGGTGATCTTCTATGCGGCCCTGATCATTTTCGCCTATCGCGCCATGCCGCTCGCCGGCCAGGGCTACACGTGGTTCACGATCGACGTCTTGGGCTTCGACGAGGCGTTCCAAGGCGTGCTGGCGCAGATCGGGGCGGCGCTCGCGCTCGCCGGCATGTGGCTGTTCTCCGATGCGATCACGCGGCGTCCGGTGGCGCAGGTGCTGTTGTGGCTGACGGTGATCACGACCATCCTGTCGATCCCCGCGTTCGGGCTGACGCTCGGGCTCGCCAACTGGACCGAGCAGGTGTTCGGCTTCGGTGCGCGCACCATCGCCGTCATCGACACCGCGACGACGTCGCCCTTCGCCCAGCTCAGCATGATCCCATTGCTGACCCTGATCGCGATCTATGCCCCTGCGGGGCACCGGGCGACGTGGTTCGCACTGATGGCGTCGCTGATGAACCTCGCGCTCGTCGCGGGACAGCTGCAAACCAAGTATTTGAATGAAGTTTTTGTGGTCTCGCGCGGCAACTACGAGAACCTTCCATATATCGTCGGCATTTGTCTGATCGTCGGCCTCATCGTGCCGCTGGCAGCGATTTTCGCCGTCGGGCGCCGGTTGCAGTAGCCGCGTCAATCGTCGCCTAAGCTTTGCCGACGACACTCCCCGCGAACACAAGGATGGGAGGCTAAGCATGAAACCGACAGTCACGTGGATCCTGGTTGCCGACGGTGCGCACGCCCGCCTGCTCGCCAACCGCGGACCGGGCAAGGGCGTCGAGCAGCTCGAGGCGATCAATGGCGATCACCGGCCCGATAGCGAGCTGGTGCGCGACGGCCTCGGCCGCTCATTCGAATCTTCGGGCTCGGCGGGCGACATGCGCCACGCCATCGAACCGCGCGTCGATCCGCATCGGGAGCTGAAGCGCGACTTCGCCAAGCACCTCGCCAAAATGCTGGCCCAGGGCCTGGCTGACAAGTCCTACGACCGGCTGGTGCTTGTCGCGCCGCCCACGGCGCTGGGCGACCTGCGCGCCTCGCTGTCCGAACCGGTGAAGCACGCCGTCTACGCCGAGCTCGACAAGGACCTGGTGAAGACGCCCACCGCGGAGCTGCCCCAGCACCTCGGCGCCGTCATGCCTGTCTGACCGCCGTTAAGTGTCATCTCGGGGGTCATGCCGGAGGCATGCTTTCAGCATGTCCCCGGGATCCAGCGAACCGCGCGCTCCGCCTCCAGCCGAACGATGGATCCCGGCAACGAGTGCCGGGATGACACTTTCACTTGCCGCGAGAGGACTGTGGCGCGTTGGCTCTTGAGGCCGGGCAACTTCGCCGCTAACGTCGCGGCCATGGTTTGGGGAGTAAAGCGTACGCATCGTCGGACGGCCGCGGCCTTGGCGCTGCTGGGCGTCGCGTTCTATGCGCTGCTCCTCCCCGGGCACCTTACGTCGCAGTTCTCCGCGCAGCTTTATCGCGCCGACGTCGGCATGTTCGCCGACTCGATGTGCTCGCCCGACGGCTCCAATCCGGCGCTGCCGGCGTCGAGCTGTCCGATCTGCAAGGGCCTCGCGGCTTTCCAGCTCGCCCTCGCGACGCCTGACACTGCATTGCTGCCGGTGATGCCGCACGCCTCGCCAGTCCTCACCATTGTGCAGGACGACGTCGCCGGCGTAGCCGTCCCCCATCCGCGCAGCCGCGGCCCCCCACCTCTCTACGCCTGAGAACGGATCGTCGGAGACGCGCCAGCTGCATGTATGCGGCAGCACTCCGTCGCCGCTCTATGCACGCGTAGCCGCATTGCCGCGCCCTGTCGCCGGCATGCCGAGTGGTGTTGGGGGAGTCGAGTACCATGTACCGGAGTACGAAGGCGTCGCTCGTATGCGCGACTGCCGTAGCTGTTACGAGCATTCTAGTGGCTGAGCCCGCGGGCGCCCAGTCGGCCAAGCCGGAAGCGACGCCGTTGCCGCCCGTGATTGTCGAGCAGAGCGCCGTGCCGGCGCCAGCCAAGAAAGCCAAGAAGAAGTCAGCCAAAACGAAGCCCGCGGCGCCCGCAACGGCGGCAACCAGCGAGCCTGCCGCCCCGGCGGCGAGCGCTGCCAGCGGCGTCGCCGCTACTCGTTCGGGCAGCCTCTCGGTACCCAGCACCGCAGAAGCGCGCGCCGAGATCGAACAAACACCCGGCGGCGTCGAGCTGGTGCCGGCCGAGGCCTATAAGGCCTCCACCCCATCCGCGACCATCAAGGACGCGCTCGACTATGTGCCGGGTGTGTTCGTGCAGCCGAAGTGGGGGGAGGATTCACGCCTGTCGATCCGCGGCTCGAGCCTGTCGCGCAACTTCCACCTGCGCGGCGTCCAGCTGTTCATGGACGGCATCCCGATCAACACCGCGGACGGATACGGTGACTTCCAGGAGATCGACCCGACGGCCTACCGCTACATCGAGGTCTATAAGGGCGCCAACGCGCTGCGCTACGGCGCCAATTCGCTCGGCGGCGCCATCAACTTCGTCATGCCCACGGGTTACGACGCCGACGCTTTCGGCGCGCGCGTCGACATGGGCAGCTTCGGCTTTCACAAGCTCGCGGCGAGTTCCGGCGGTGTCGCGGGCCCGGTCGACTATTTCATCACCGGCACCTGGCAGGAGCAGGACGGCTTCCGCGACCATAGCTGGGGCGAGAGCGGGCGCGGCGCCATGAACGTCGGCTATCGCCTGTCGGAGAACGCCGAGACGCGCTTCTACGTCAATGCCAACTGGGTGCGTCAGCGCATCCCGGGCGCGGTGACCAAGAAGAGCGCCCTGACGTCACCGGAGACCGCGGCAGCTGGAAACATTGTCATGGACCAGCAGCGCAACATCGACACGCTGCGCATCGCCAACAAGACGGCAATCCGCGTCACCCCGGGCACGCTGGTCGAGTTCGGCGCCTTCGGCGTCGATCGCCACCTGATGCATCCGATCTTCCAATGGCTCGACTACGAGTACGAGGACTACGGCGGCTTTGCGCGGATCACCGACGACA
Proteins encoded:
- a CDS encoding plasmid stabilization protein translates to MPRGEKSKYTGKQERKADHIAEGYEKRGVGKKEAERRAWATVNKDDGGGKNPGGSGRGKRTGRPAAHKGGRLGGKASAARPAAARSVSARKAAATRKRRGH
- a CDS encoding polyhydroxyalkanoic acid system family protein → MAAPMTVSIPHSLGRAEALRRLKSGLEGLPQAGIVTVEQQAWADNKMTFVVRALGQSVPGSLEVLDDAVRLEVTLPALLQKLWEPLKTVLLGRTKVLLEKK
- a CDS encoding FecR family protein, whose amino-acid sequence is MAALQLLAIRAIASAAVTALVLHATPARAGSGDEIGDARTIISIVKADFDKQERELTIGDVVRQDEVIEVSDDGKGEFRLNDDTKLALGPGSRMVLDKFVYDSDKKAGSIVLDLTKGAFRFITGVASKPTYQIRTPNASITVRGTIFDAFVLPDDSAWLLLHEGGIEVTSSKNVCHVLDRPGQLIRIDETGTVSKPVNWKDMPGRDAADFDVAFPFVATTPQIEPLPTTTRDGVIEAAFPESEPKACANTEKPKIQKADDNDDKPKKKSKRQASNDDNYEPPRKVVKRKKYEEPQEDYGEGGARGMDIIIRGGMGGGYRPGGYGGGGRGMGGMGGGSTGYGGK
- a CDS encoding DUF6894 family protein, which encodes MPRYFFHVRSQTGLEVDPTGVEFDSLDDAIADARKAGAEMLLDQAVEEVRARPQASFEIADASGEVVAKVPFSG
- a CDS encoding EAL domain-containing protein gives rise to the protein MTSELDFGCQGCTGAHLDLDISMAFQPIVDVADRSVFAHEALVRGIDGAPAADMLRRVNDENRYAFDQLCRVRAVEMAAALGMTSMLSINFMPNAVYEPSRCLRTTLEAALRTGFPVERIIFETTEDERVEDAAYLKQIFATYRAQGFKTAIDDFGAGYAGLNLLADFQPDIVKIDMALIRGIDRDRARQTIVGALAAVGQLLGIRVIAEGVEEAREALVLRHLGITLMQGYLFARPAFEALPPVDFDALDRLLEARIEAA
- a CDS encoding YceI family protein, which gives rise to MLVATRIAVVAGACWLSFAPAFAQAVAYTIDPKKSEVLFSYSMPISTGTGRFTSVTGISNINDADQTQTTVDALIDTRTLRAGDYQAQLRGADFFDVGRYPQMRFKSRSVRAKSATSADITGDITVKGVTRTIVLHSALTPPGPGGARQFRAKTRINRNDFNMTAYAFLVGEAVDIEIRAELTPAR
- a CDS encoding N5-glutamine methyltransferase family protein; this encodes MELFGQTEPETNNSVRFLGIDLEIHGDVLRPRMETELLGRAARQLLDEIEPAPVCVDMCCGSGNLAIALATHCADACVRACDLSGDAIITTRHNVLRLGLEKRIVALQGDMFVPLQGTGLERQVDLIVCNPPYISTSRLLSGDRAHLLDGEPREAFDGGPYGVTLHIRLINESVTYLKTGGWLAFEFGLGQDRQIAALLSRSCAFEAPLWHKNAEGDNRVVYARKI
- a CDS encoding MFS transporter produces the protein MAATETWNGDYLWRQFEAALLNPIRAFRPRYLPLLMVYFAYGALGLIAVAESFWIKKALTLSPVQLAELAVWTTLPWTVKMVFGELVDSVPILGSQRRVYVFIGAGFIATGLLLLAGAAGGWLSFASPENLYRLGAVISVLGVVIQDVVADAMSTEVVDRENPDGTPRPKEDVDRDLGMVQVLGRLALSAGIFAVAGVAGWIASVYTYETVFLVGLIIPLISMSGALLIRLRPVERRPIDWRILGGGIVFGVFVVAAALTGMPYNQEVVFIVSMVVVCAMLWRIVGGLDLETQKVIFYAALIIFAYRAMPLAGQGYTWFTIDVLGFDEAFQGVLAQIGAALALAGMWLFSDAITRRPVAQVLLWLTVITTILSIPAFGLTLGLANWTEQVFGFGARTIAVIDTATTSPFAQLSMIPLLTLIAIYAPAGHRATWFALMASLMNLALVAGQLQTKYLNEVFVVSRGNYENLPYIVGICLIVGLIVPLAAIFAVGRRLQ
- a CDS encoding host attachment protein — protein: MKPTVTWILVADGAHARLLANRGPGKGVEQLEAINGDHRPDSELVRDGLGRSFESSGSAGDMRHAIEPRVDPHRELKRDFAKHLAKMLAQGLADKSYDRLVLVAPPTALGDLRASLSEPVKHAVYAELDKDLVKTPTAELPQHLGAVMPV
- a CDS encoding DUF2946 domain-containing protein; amino-acid sequence: MARWLLRPGNFAANVAAMVWGVKRTHRRTAAALALLGVAFYALLLPGHLTSQFSAQLYRADVGMFADSMCSPDGSNPALPASSCPICKGLAAFQLALATPDTALLPVMPHASPVLTIVQDDVAGVAVPHPRSRGPPPLYA
- a CDS encoding TonB-dependent receptor family protein, with product MYRSTKASLVCATAVAVTSILVAEPAGAQSAKPEATPLPPVIVEQSAVPAPAKKAKKKSAKTKPAAPATAATSEPAAPAASAASGVAATRSGSLSVPSTAEARAEIEQTPGGVELVPAEAYKASTPSATIKDALDYVPGVFVQPKWGEDSRLSIRGSSLSRNFHLRGVQLFMDGIPINTADGYGDFQEIDPTAYRYIEVYKGANALRYGANSLGGAINFVMPTGYDADAFGARVDMGSFGFHKLAASSGGVAGPVDYFITGTWQEQDGFRDHSWGESGRGAMNVGYRLSENAETRFYVNANWVRQRIPGAVTKKSALTSPETAAAGNIVMDQQRNIDTLRIANKTAIRVTPGTLVEFGAFGVDRHLMHPIFQWLDYEYEDYGGFARITDDSRIAGFKNRFIAGVNLHNGEIDNKQYQNLPGAVKGNLLSSSLDKSANVSAYVENSFYFMPDVAFVAGTQFLHATRDRDARFNSVSGETKFDLWSPKVGLLWDVAREWQVFGNISRSAEAPSFGESVALQKIPFTAIKPQRATTYEIGTRGRTADYTWDLSVYRANIDDELICFTAAGQPNNTCQVGNADKTVHQGVELGFGAALVRGVFAGGAKSDELWLNTAYTFSDFRYDDDVLWGNNELPGAPRHYVRGELIYKHPSGVYVGPNVEWVPEAYFVDSANSFTTQAYAIWGAKIGFDDGGPIAAYIEGRNLSDEAYISSTAIAANVNGIDTALFEPGNGRALYAGVQVRW